A window of Auraticoccus monumenti contains these coding sequences:
- the glnA gene encoding type I glutamate--ammonia ligase, with protein MDKQTEFVLRTIEERDVRFVRLWFTDVLGFLKSVAIAPAELEGAFSEGIGFDGSAIEGFARIQESDMVAHPDPSTFQLLPWRDQVQGTGRMFCDIRLPDGSPSYADPRFVLKRALDKAADQGFTFYTHPEVEFFLFEDGPLAPGQPPVPIDSSGYFDHTPHGASSDFRRRAITMLEQMGISVEFSHHEHAPGQQEIDLRYADALTMADNIMTFRVVIKEVAMSEGMRASFMPKPFSGQAGSGMHTHVSLFEGDANAFYDASDEYHLSATARQFIAGVLHHGAEISAVTNQWVNSYKRLAGGGEAPSYVCWGRNNRSALVRVPMYKPSKSSSARVEIRSIDSAANPYLAYAVVLSAGLDGIAKGMELPEESADDVWSLTERERRALGIAPLPRNLDEAVRVMEGSELVAETLGEHVFDYFLRNKRAEFDSYRAQVTPWELSTMLPVM; from the coding sequence ATGGACAAGCAGACGGAGTTCGTGTTGCGCACCATCGAGGAGCGCGACGTCCGCTTCGTCCGGCTGTGGTTCACCGACGTGCTGGGATTCCTCAAGTCGGTGGCGATCGCCCCCGCCGAGCTCGAGGGCGCCTTCAGCGAGGGCATCGGCTTCGACGGCTCCGCGATCGAGGGCTTCGCCCGGATCCAGGAGTCCGACATGGTGGCCCACCCCGACCCCTCGACCTTCCAGCTGCTGCCGTGGCGGGACCAGGTGCAGGGGACCGGCCGGATGTTCTGCGACATCCGCCTCCCCGACGGCTCGCCCTCCTACGCCGACCCGCGGTTCGTGCTCAAGCGGGCGCTGGACAAGGCCGCCGACCAGGGGTTCACCTTCTACACCCACCCCGAGGTGGAGTTCTTCCTCTTCGAGGACGGGCCGCTGGCCCCGGGCCAGCCGCCGGTCCCGATCGACTCCTCGGGCTACTTCGACCACACCCCGCACGGGGCCAGCAGCGACTTCCGCCGCCGGGCCATCACCATGCTGGAGCAGATGGGCATCTCGGTGGAGTTCTCCCACCACGAGCACGCCCCCGGTCAGCAGGAGATCGACCTGCGCTACGCCGACGCGCTCACCATGGCCGACAACATCATGACCTTCCGGGTGGTGATCAAGGAGGTCGCCATGAGCGAGGGGATGCGCGCCTCCTTCATGCCCAAGCCCTTCAGCGGCCAGGCCGGCTCGGGCATGCACACCCACGTCTCGCTCTTCGAGGGCGACGCCAACGCCTTCTACGACGCCTCCGACGAGTACCACCTCTCCGCGACGGCCCGGCAGTTCATCGCCGGGGTGCTGCACCACGGGGCGGAGATCTCCGCGGTGACCAACCAGTGGGTGAACTCCTACAAGCGGCTGGCCGGCGGCGGGGAGGCCCCGAGCTACGTCTGCTGGGGCCGCAACAACCGCTCCGCGCTGGTGCGGGTGCCGATGTACAAGCCGAGCAAGAGCTCCTCGGCGCGTGTGGAGATCCGCTCGATCGACTCCGCCGCCAACCCCTACCTGGCCTACGCGGTGGTGCTCAGCGCCGGTCTGGACGGGATCGCCAAGGGGATGGAGCTGCCCGAGGAGTCCGCCGACGACGTCTGGTCGCTGACCGAGCGCGAGCGCCGGGCGCTGGGCATCGCGCCGCTGCCGCGCAACCTCGACGAGGCCGTGCGGGTGATGGAGGGCTCGGAGCTGGTGGCCGAGACCCTGGGCGAGCACGTCTTCGACTACTTCCTGCGCAACAAGCGGGCCGAGTTCGACTCCTACCGCGCGCAGGTCACGCCGTGGGAGCTCTCCACCATGCTCCCGGTGATGTGA
- a CDS encoding DUF2510 domain-containing protein, translated as MSTPGWYPDPSGQPGYRWWDGRAWTAATSRTPGATPPPGPPAAGPGDGRRGRGRGGVIALVAVLAVLALVAALLVPRLLGDDDRADPGPAPTSTVSAWDETSRPTPTPTPTPTPVSPTPSASGGTPSEGGLESCPYGDPYVRQDHPVDGRVHGGGLSQEPVPGWEDYAGSGYTWAYDVAGQYDHVTDRWIASTVVGAISTADGFAEPQQAARDMMDCLASSDYYATFVERQDVVSEAVTVDGRPGWWLRAEIRVDERQVEGDVADVVVVDDGSGESLSFFSSCAPLGDTGRIALIDAARESLRVG; from the coding sequence ATGAGCACCCCCGGCTGGTACCCCGACCCCTCCGGTCAGCCCGGCTACCGGTGGTGGGACGGGCGTGCCTGGACCGCCGCCACCTCCCGGACACCGGGCGCCACCCCTCCCCCGGGGCCACCGGCGGCGGGGCCGGGCGACGGGCGCCGGGGCCGGGGACGCGGTGGCGTCATCGCCCTGGTGGCCGTGCTGGCCGTGCTGGCCCTCGTCGCAGCCCTGCTGGTCCCGCGGCTGCTCGGCGACGACGACCGGGCCGACCCCGGGCCCGCGCCGACCTCCACCGTCTCCGCCTGGGACGAGACCAGCCGGCCGACCCCCACGCCGACCCCCACCCCGACGCCGGTCAGCCCCACGCCGTCGGCGAGCGGCGGGACGCCGAGCGAGGGCGGTCTGGAGAGCTGCCCCTACGGCGACCCCTACGTCCGCCAGGACCACCCCGTCGACGGACGCGTGCACGGCGGTGGCCTGAGCCAGGAGCCGGTGCCCGGCTGGGAGGACTACGCGGGGAGCGGCTACACCTGGGCCTACGACGTGGCCGGGCAGTACGACCACGTCACCGACCGCTGGATCGCCTCCACCGTGGTCGGGGCGATCAGCACCGCCGACGGGTTCGCCGAGCCCCAGCAGGCGGCGCGGGACATGATGGACTGCCTGGCCTCCTCCGACTACTACGCCACCTTCGTGGAGCGCCAGGACGTGGTCAGCGAGGCGGTCACCGTCGACGGGCGTCCCGGGTGGTGGCTGCGCGCGGAGATCCGGGTGGACGAGCGCCAGGTCGAGGGGGACGTGGCCGACGTCGTCGTGGTCGACGACGGGAGCGGGGAGTCGCTGTCGTTCTTCTCCTCCTGCGCACCCCTGGGCGACACCGGCCGGATCGCCCTGATCGACGCCGCCCGGGAGTCGCTGCGGGTGGGCTGA
- a CDS encoding NAD+ synthase, giving the protein MPHLRLALAQLNTTVGAVEANADAALEWCRAAARSGADLVLLPEMALTGYPVEDLALRTSFVDASVAAVGRLAERLETEGLGGLVVVVGHLDRAADRRPENKASVLHGGRVLAGYEKHHLPNYGVFDEYRYFRPGTEMLVVRVRGVDVALAICEDLWQDGGPVQAAAEAGAGLLAVVNASPYESAKDDVRLELVRRRAAEVGCPLAYVNLVGGQDELVFDGDSMVVAADGEVLARGPQFVESLVLADLELAAATATEVALPVGPSGMTVRRVLDLGPVSTPAATPPQPVETPMAERLDRLAEIHAALVLGLRDYCAKNGIRTVFLGLSGGIDSTLVASIACDALGAENVHGISNPGAWSSEHSRSDAAELARRTGLHFSTVEIAPMVDAFEAALELDGVAAENLQARVRAVIWMARSNQDGPSIVLACGNKTELAVGYSTIYGDAVGGFAPIKDVPKTLVWELARWRNEQAGRRGETPPVPEGTITKEPSAELRPGQRDTDTLPPYEVLDRVLESYVGTDTGLGEMVAAGFDAALVQRVVQMVDRAEYKRRQYPPGTKISFKAFGRDRRLPITNGWRETDPGRGGVSVSDVTDA; this is encoded by the coding sequence GTGCCACACCTCCGCCTCGCGCTGGCCCAGCTCAACACCACCGTCGGGGCCGTGGAGGCCAACGCCGACGCCGCGCTGGAGTGGTGCCGGGCCGCCGCGAGGTCCGGTGCGGACCTGGTGCTGCTGCCCGAGATGGCCCTGACCGGCTACCCGGTGGAGGACCTGGCCCTGCGCACCAGCTTCGTCGACGCCAGCGTCGCGGCGGTCGGGCGGCTGGCCGAGCGCCTCGAGACCGAGGGGCTGGGCGGGCTGGTGGTCGTGGTCGGGCATCTGGACCGGGCCGCCGACCGCCGTCCGGAGAACAAGGCCTCGGTGCTGCACGGCGGACGCGTGCTGGCCGGCTACGAGAAGCACCACCTGCCCAACTACGGCGTCTTCGACGAGTACCGCTACTTCCGCCCGGGCACCGAGATGCTGGTGGTGCGGGTGCGCGGGGTCGACGTGGCGCTGGCCATCTGCGAGGACCTGTGGCAGGACGGCGGGCCGGTGCAGGCCGCCGCCGAGGCCGGGGCCGGTCTGCTGGCGGTGGTCAACGCCTCCCCCTACGAGAGCGCCAAGGACGACGTCCGGCTGGAGCTGGTCCGCCGCCGTGCGGCCGAGGTCGGCTGCCCGCTGGCCTACGTCAACCTGGTCGGCGGTCAGGACGAGCTGGTCTTCGACGGCGACTCGATGGTGGTGGCCGCCGACGGGGAGGTGCTGGCCCGCGGACCGCAGTTCGTGGAGAGCCTGGTGCTGGCGGACCTGGAGCTGGCGGCGGCGACCGCCACGGAGGTGGCGCTGCCGGTGGGGCCCAGCGGCATGACGGTGCGCCGGGTGCTCGACCTCGGCCCGGTCTCGACGCCGGCCGCCACCCCGCCGCAGCCGGTCGAGACGCCGATGGCCGAGCGGCTGGACCGGCTGGCCGAGATCCACGCCGCCCTGGTCCTGGGGCTGCGGGACTACTGCGCCAAGAACGGCATCCGGACGGTCTTCCTCGGCCTGTCCGGTGGCATCGACTCCACGCTGGTGGCCAGCATCGCCTGCGACGCCCTCGGCGCGGAGAACGTGCACGGCATCTCCAACCCCGGCGCGTGGTCCAGCGAGCACTCCCGCAGCGACGCCGCCGAGCTGGCCCGCCGGACCGGGCTGCACTTCTCCACCGTCGAGATCGCCCCGATGGTGGACGCCTTCGAGGCCGCGCTCGAGCTGGACGGGGTCGCCGCGGAGAACCTGCAGGCCCGCGTCCGTGCGGTGATCTGGATGGCCCGCTCGAACCAGGACGGGCCTTCGATCGTGCTGGCCTGCGGCAACAAGACCGAGCTGGCCGTCGGCTACTCCACCATCTACGGCGACGCGGTCGGCGGGTTCGCCCCGATCAAGGACGTCCCCAAGACGCTGGTCTGGGAGCTGGCCCGCTGGCGCAACGAGCAGGCCGGGCGACGCGGTGAGACCCCGCCGGTCCCGGAGGGCACGATCACCAAGGAGCCCAGCGCCGAGCTGCGACCGGGCCAGCGCGACACCGACACCCTGCCGCCCTACGAGGTCCTGGACCGGGTGCTGGAGTCCTACGTGGGCACCGACACCGGGCTGGGTGAGATGGTCGCCGCGGGGTTCGACGCCGCCCTGGTGCAGCGGGTGGTGCAGATGGTGGACCGGGCCGAGTACAAGCGGCGCCAGTACCCGCCGGGCACCAAGATCAGCTTCAAGGCCTTCGGGCGGGACCGCCGGCTGCCCATCACCAACGGCTGGCGCGAGACCGACCCGGGTCGCGGCGGCGTGTCGGTCAGCGACGTCACCGACGCATGA